In Alkalihalobacterium alkalinitrilicum, a genomic segment contains:
- a CDS encoding nitroreductase family protein, with the protein MELFDAIKTRRSIGVVKSDPIPIEYIQQILEAGTFAPNHFKTEPWRFFVLTGVSREKLGEVFEEISKSDADNRTNPELIKKIERVKKNPLRAPVIITVGVEPSTKKNVVIQEEYAAVSAAIQNMLLAGHALGLGAIWRTGAICYHKKVSDFFGMSDRGEILGFIYLGFPDMNVPKVKKTSYKDYTTWMT; encoded by the coding sequence ATGGAATTATTTGATGCGATCAAAACAAGGCGAAGTATTGGTGTCGTTAAATCTGATCCTATCCCAATCGAATATATTCAACAAATTCTCGAAGCAGGTACTTTTGCACCCAACCACTTCAAAACAGAACCTTGGCGCTTTTTTGTTCTAACGGGTGTTAGCCGAGAAAAGTTAGGTGAGGTATTTGAAGAAATTTCAAAATCTGATGCTGATAATCGAACAAATCCAGAATTAATTAAAAAAATAGAACGGGTCAAAAAAAACCCACTCAGAGCTCCAGTTATTATAACGGTAGGTGTGGAACCTAGTACAAAAAAGAATGTAGTGATCCAAGAGGAATATGCTGCGGTTAGTGCCGCGATCCAAAATATGTTATTAGCTGGTCACGCGCTTGGTTTAGGAGCAATTTGGCGAACGGGAGCGATATGTTACCATAAAAAAGTAAGTGATTTTTTTGGAATGTCTGATCGTGGAGAAATTTTAGGATTTATCTATCTCGGGTTTCCCGATATGAACGTGCCTAAAGTAAAAAAAACGAGTTATAAGGATTATACGACATGGATGACATAA
- a CDS encoding transporter — protein sequence MKFFQRIYEGTMILLVVLTIMTIWADNPYNQVVNWGVWVIFVIDFLFRLIRANEKWVFIKQNPFLLIAVIPLDQFFQIARIVRVVYLFRIKTVTKFYIQPIIDKTSYQSKVAVLGILLLLLTIKSILLWKIEVKVTSLIESFVYVIKHLMFFGHRSVEVTQFGSIILLVIITILGVLLHGIALQWLFIKVEEFYNRYSDRKNKEKEEQL from the coding sequence ATGAAATTTTTTCAACGGATTTACGAAGGCACGATGATCCTTTTAGTTGTTCTAACTATCATGACGATATGGGCAGACAATCCTTATAACCAGGTAGTAAATTGGGGTGTATGGGTTATATTTGTCATTGACTTTTTATTTCGTTTGATAAGGGCCAATGAAAAATGGGTTTTTATTAAACAAAATCCATTCCTTTTAATAGCGGTAATACCACTTGACCAGTTTTTTCAAATTGCTCGTATTGTTCGAGTTGTTTACTTATTTAGAATCAAGACCGTTACGAAATTTTATATACAACCAATCATTGATAAAACGTCTTATCAATCAAAAGTCGCTGTATTAGGAATTCTTCTTCTTTTATTAACCATAAAATCGATATTATTATGGAAAATTGAAGTTAAAGTTACCTCACTAATAGAATCATTTGTTTATGTTATAAAGCACTTAATGTTCTTTGGTCATCGCAGTGTCGAAGTCACACAATTTGGGTCCATTATACTTTTAGTCATTATCACCATTTTAGGAGTATTGCTTCATGGTATTGCTTTACAGTGGCTTTTTATAAAGGTTGAAGAATTTTATAACCGATACAGTGATCGTAAAAATAAAGAAAAGGAAGAACAGTTATAA
- a CDS encoding DUF456 domain-containing protein, translating to MDIFLWIIIIACFVLSFVGLIYPIIPSVVLIWLGVVLYYFFISATVSWWSWGTFILLTIVLFLTDYLANLYFVERSGGTKWGIRAATVGVIVGCFVFPPFGILVVPFLLVLVTELVQRKTLKDALKVALGTFIAFLSGTFAKAVFQLVMIIVFLVDVFLN from the coding sequence TTGGATATATTTCTTTGGATCATCATTATAGCATGTTTCGTCTTGAGTTTTGTAGGATTGATATACCCGATCATTCCATCGGTTGTGTTAATTTGGTTGGGTGTTGTTTTATACTATTTTTTCATTTCTGCGACAGTTTCGTGGTGGAGTTGGGGAACGTTTATCCTATTAACGATTGTTTTATTTTTAACGGATTATTTGGCAAATCTGTATTTTGTCGAGCGATCTGGAGGTACTAAATGGGGCATTCGAGCGGCTACAGTCGGTGTCATTGTCGGTTGTTTTGTGTTCCCACCGTTTGGGATATTGGTCGTTCCATTTTTACTCGTTCTTGTTACGGAGCTTGTTCAACGAAAAACGTTAAAGGACGCTTTGAAAGTCGCTTTAGGAACATTCATCGCCTTTTTAAGTGGGACGTTTGCGAAAGCCGTTTTTCAGCTCGTGATGATTATTGTATTTTTGGTAGATGTTTTTCTTAATTAA
- a CDS encoding serine hydrolase domain-containing protein translates to MINQIDEYLSKKSNFSGSVLIARKGEIQFHKAFGFADMEKNINNTVDTRFSTASAISKPITAIATLQLIEHGVLSLNQKIGTFFPQYKTNLITIHHLLNHTSGIPNYLMLSKAIDMQKEYKPEEIINIVHAKGLSFSPGRKFSYNNTGFLMLGSIIEQVTGKTYEQYVKENILETIEMNDTGFERDDFEYTAKNYIKGRPGIFFNPSLMFACGEIHSTVGDLYKLDRALKEHRLLREKTVK, encoded by the coding sequence ATGATTAATCAAATTGACGAGTATTTGTCGAAGAAGTCTAATTTTTCTGGAAGTGTGCTAATTGCACGCAAAGGAGAAATCCAGTTTCATAAAGCGTTTGGATTTGCAGATATGGAAAAAAATATCAACAACACAGTAGATACACGTTTTTCAACAGCTTCGGCCATTAGTAAACCGATCACAGCGATTGCTACGTTACAGCTGATTGAACATGGGGTTCTATCGTTAAATCAAAAAATAGGAACATTCTTTCCGCAATACAAAACTAATTTAATTACGATCCATCATCTCTTGAATCATACATCAGGCATACCCAATTATTTAATGCTTAGTAAAGCAATTGATATGCAAAAAGAGTATAAACCTGAAGAAATCATCAACATTGTTCATGCTAAAGGCTTGAGTTTTTCACCAGGCAGGAAGTTTTCCTATAACAATACAGGCTTTCTCATGCTTGGATCGATCATTGAACAAGTTACGGGAAAAACTTATGAGCAATATGTAAAAGAGAATATACTTGAAACGATAGAAATGAATGACACAGGTTTTGAAAGAGATGACTTTGAATATACAGCAAAAAATTATATTAAGGGGAGACCAGGTATTTTCTTTAACCCTTCGCTCATGTTTGCATGCGGTGAAATTCATTCAACTGTGGGTGATTTATATAAATTAGATCGTGCGTTAAAAGAACATCGACTACTTCGTGAGAAAACGGTAAAATGA
- a CDS encoding SDR family oxidoreductase, whose protein sequence is MNKKVVLITGTNSGFGYLATIELASKGFFVIATMRDLSKKQALLKEAEQQNILDYIEVFALDVTNEQQIENVKQHVKAKYEKVDILINNAGYSIGGMTELLELSDWKAQFDTNLFGVIALTKAFLPWMRENRSGKIINIGSISGRVGFPGLGPYVSSKFALAGFSESLRLELLPFQIHVSLVEAGSYKTAIWGKALGKINPTTQSEYDEYMKKIYKEAKRSGEQAADPNEVIQVIVDICDSQNPKFRYPVGKGIRLTMFLKNLLPSTFFEMIVQRKLRKGNRE, encoded by the coding sequence ATGAATAAAAAAGTAGTCTTAATTACAGGAACAAATAGTGGCTTTGGTTACTTAGCGACAATAGAACTTGCTTCGAAAGGTTTTTTCGTCATTGCCACAATGCGTGATCTATCAAAAAAACAAGCTTTATTAAAGGAGGCAGAGCAACAAAACATATTAGATTATATTGAAGTATTTGCATTAGACGTGACCAATGAACAACAAATAGAAAACGTGAAACAGCATGTTAAAGCGAAATATGAGAAAGTCGACATTCTTATAAACAATGCAGGATATAGTATTGGCGGAATGACTGAGTTACTTGAATTAAGTGATTGGAAAGCGCAATTCGATACAAACCTTTTTGGAGTGATCGCGCTAACGAAAGCCTTCCTACCATGGATGCGAGAAAACCGTAGTGGAAAGATCATAAATATTGGAAGCATTAGCGGCCGTGTTGGCTTTCCTGGATTAGGTCCATATGTGTCTTCTAAATTTGCACTCGCTGGATTTAGTGAGTCACTCCGTCTCGAATTACTTCCCTTTCAAATTCATGTTAGTTTAGTAGAAGCTGGATCTTATAAAACTGCAATTTGGGGGAAAGCATTAGGGAAAATAAATCCCACTACACAAAGCGAGTATGACGAATACATGAAAAAGATCTACAAGGAAGCGAAACGTTCGGGCGAACAGGCTGCTGACCCGAATGAAGTCATTCAGGTCATCGTAGACATCTGCGACTCGCAAAATCCAAAGTTTCGCTATCCTGTTGGAAAGGGAATTCGACTAACTATGTTTTTAAAAAATTTACTACCTTCAACATTTTTTGAAATGATTGTCCAAAGAAAATTAAGAAAAGGTAACAGGGAATGA
- a CDS encoding GTP-binding protein, whose amino-acid sequence MRVPVTVLSGYLGAGKTTLLNHILSNREGLKVAVIVNDMSEVNIDAKLVKDGGFIRTEEKLVEMQNGCICCTLREDLMKEVEQLVDAGGIDYIVIESSGISEPIPVAQTFTYLDEEMDIDLTSKCRLDTMVTVVDANRFWEDYASGESLLDRKQGTDDTDTRDIADLLIDQMEFANVIILNKTDLLEDSDTQELIAFLRKMNADAKIIPTSQSNVVLSEILNTKLFDFEKSSQSPGWIKELNEEHIPETEEYGVSSFVYRRRKPFHPQRLMDWLENWPIDVVRAKGFFWLASRNDMAGLLSQAGSAVTIQGAGEWVAAYSETEKQKTLQEEPELLEKWDPVFGDRMTELVLIGIDMKHAEVEASLDRCLLTDEEMNLEWTAFHDPIPRFVEA is encoded by the coding sequence ATGAGAGTACCTGTAACAGTATTAAGTGGTTATTTAGGCGCGGGAAAGACAACTTTATTAAATCATATCCTTTCCAATCGTGAAGGTTTGAAAGTCGCTGTAATCGTGAATGACATGAGTGAAGTGAATATTGATGCTAAACTGGTTAAAGACGGTGGCTTTATAAGAACCGAAGAAAAGTTAGTGGAAATGCAAAATGGCTGTATTTGCTGTACGTTACGGGAGGATTTAATGAAAGAAGTTGAACAATTAGTAGATGCAGGTGGTATTGATTACATAGTCATCGAATCTTCAGGCATTAGTGAACCGATCCCTGTCGCACAAACGTTCACCTATTTGGACGAGGAAATGGATATTGATTTAACTTCAAAATGTCGATTGGATACGATGGTTACGGTTGTTGATGCGAACCGTTTTTGGGAAGATTACGCATCGGGTGAATCGTTATTAGATCGTAAACAAGGAACAGATGATACAGACACACGTGATATCGCTGATTTATTGATTGACCAAATGGAATTTGCGAATGTGATTATTTTAAATAAAACCGATCTATTAGAAGATAGTGATACGCAAGAATTAATAGCTTTCTTACGAAAAATGAATGCAGATGCGAAGATCATCCCTACTTCACAATCTAACGTCGTTCTTTCAGAAATTTTAAATACAAAACTGTTTGATTTTGAAAAATCGAGTCAATCTCCTGGTTGGATCAAAGAATTGAACGAGGAACATATTCCAGAAACCGAAGAATACGGAGTAAGTTCATTCGTTTACCGTAGACGAAAACCTTTCCATCCTCAGCGATTAATGGACTGGCTTGAAAATTGGCCTATAGATGTCGTAAGAGCAAAAGGATTTTTCTGGTTGGCCTCAAGAAATGACATGGCGGGTCTTCTCTCTCAAGCAGGATCGGCAGTAACAATTCAAGGTGCTGGTGAATGGGTGGCTGCTTACTCAGAGACTGAGAAACAGAAAACACTCCAAGAAGAACCAGAATTATTGGAGAAATGGGATCCTGTCTTCGGAGATCGTATGACAGAACTAGTCTTAATCGGAATTGACATGAAGCATGCTGAGGTCGAAGCATCGCTCGATCGATGTCTACTAACCGATGAAGAAATGAATTTGGAATGGACAGCGTTTCACGATCCGATTCCTCGTTTTGTTGAAGCGTAA
- a CDS encoding glycosyltransferase, whose amino-acid sequence MKVNVVKIMFFLATITCLFWLSVLVDATIGMRKLVKLEDVKVNKLDQNEQPLVSIIVAGRNEEKDIESSLRTQLQQSYKNIEWIVVNDRSTDRTGEIINTISLGDNRVRVIHIEELAEGWLGKNHALYKGYLASKGDFIIFTDADVYYKKDTVEKAISYMVINDVDHLTLAPNMNVKRFWAKAFVTFFLFGFSYFKRPWKANDDQSKVAIGIGAFNLLKREAYEDIGTHRSIRERPDDDLMLGIQIKKLGKKQRFVSALEHLDVEWYRTLKEAILGLEKNAFAGLYYRYSMVLFAISGLFISQLFPFIALFLTEGPTRIVYLISIVLLFLVYKQTSNVMAKDALRYFWVFPISTVLFMYCITRATILTTIRGGIVWRGTFYPLKTLRKKK is encoded by the coding sequence ATGAAAGTAAATGTGGTGAAGATCATGTTTTTTCTTGCGACAATCACTTGTCTTTTTTGGTTATCTGTTTTAGTGGATGCGACCATTGGGATGAGAAAACTTGTAAAATTAGAAGATGTAAAAGTAAATAAGCTCGATCAAAATGAACAACCACTCGTTTCAATAATCGTTGCTGGCCGTAACGAAGAAAAAGATATTGAAAGTAGCCTTCGAACCCAACTCCAACAATCGTATAAAAACATAGAATGGATTGTCGTGAATGATCGTTCTACAGACCGAACAGGTGAAATTATAAATACAATAAGCCTCGGTGATAACCGAGTAAGAGTCATTCATATCGAGGAATTAGCTGAAGGATGGCTCGGAAAAAACCATGCATTGTATAAAGGGTATTTAGCTTCAAAAGGAGACTTTATCATCTTTACCGATGCCGATGTATACTATAAAAAAGACACGGTAGAAAAGGCAATTTCGTACATGGTAATAAATGATGTAGATCATTTGACTTTAGCTCCAAATATGAATGTTAAGCGGTTTTGGGCAAAAGCATTTGTTACATTTTTTCTTTTTGGTTTTTCCTATTTTAAACGACCTTGGAAAGCAAATGATGATCAAAGTAAAGTTGCCATTGGGATCGGTGCTTTTAATCTTTTAAAGCGAGAAGCTTATGAAGACATTGGCACCCATCGTTCGATCCGTGAACGTCCCGACGATGACTTAATGCTTGGGATTCAGATAAAAAAACTAGGAAAGAAACAACGGTTTGTTTCTGCATTGGAGCATCTCGATGTTGAATGGTATCGGACGTTAAAAGAAGCAATCCTTGGTCTTGAAAAAAATGCATTTGCTGGTCTTTATTATCGTTACAGTATGGTTTTGTTTGCCATTTCAGGTTTATTTATTTCACAATTATTCCCTTTTATAGCACTATTTCTTACGGAAGGACCGACTCGAATCGTGTATTTGATCTCAATAGTTCTTCTGTTTCTTGTCTACAAACAAACATCGAATGTTATGGCTAAAGATGCACTTCGGTATTTTTGGGTATTTCCAATTTCTACGGTTCTGTTTATGTACTGTATTACACGGGCAACAATTCTTACGACAATCCGTGGCGGTATCGTTTGGCGTGGGACATTTTATCCGTTAAAAACGCTCCGAAAGAAAAAATAA
- a CDS encoding BH0509 family protein: MSRKERENMIRYIEMVRGMENHKFSHMTDQDIEHIYENTYLYHESE, encoded by the coding sequence ATGAGTAGAAAAGAACGTGAAAATATGATTCGCTATATTGAAATGGTAAGAGGTATGGAAAATCATAAGTTCTCACATATGACGGATCAAGACATTGAACACATTTATGAAAATACTTATTTGTACCACGAAAGTGAGTAA
- a CDS encoding exodeoxyribonuclease III, whose protein sequence is MKLISWNVNGIRACVTKGFLDYFKEMNADIFCLQETKCQEGQIELELDGYEQYWNYAEKKGYSGTAVFTKKKPLTVSYGVGNNDDEREGRIITLEFETFFLVNVYTPNSKRDLSRLSERLDWEDELKGYLTELDTKKPVVYCGDLNVAHQEIDLKNPKPNVGNSGFTEEERGKMTKLLSNGFIDTFRYLYPDETDVYTWWSYMNKVRERNIGWRIDYFIISERLQTKIKDAQIHSHILGSDHCPVVLTLETPQQLNN, encoded by the coding sequence ATGAAACTTATATCTTGGAACGTAAACGGAATAAGAGCATGTGTGACGAAAGGATTCTTAGATTATTTTAAAGAAATGAATGCCGATATTTTTTGTCTACAAGAAACAAAGTGTCAAGAGGGGCAAATCGAGTTAGAATTAGACGGGTACGAACAATACTGGAATTACGCAGAAAAAAAAGGGTACTCAGGGACAGCTGTTTTCACAAAGAAAAAACCCCTAACGGTATCCTATGGTGTAGGTAACAATGATGATGAGCGAGAAGGGAGAATTATTACACTAGAATTCGAAACGTTTTTTCTAGTGAATGTATATACACCCAATTCGAAAAGAGACTTATCAAGACTCTCAGAACGTCTTGATTGGGAAGATGAACTTAAGGGTTACTTAACTGAGCTCGATACAAAAAAACCTGTGGTTTATTGTGGAGATTTAAATGTAGCTCATCAAGAAATCGACTTAAAAAATCCAAAACCAAACGTTGGGAATTCTGGATTTACTGAGGAAGAACGTGGCAAAATGACAAAATTGCTATCAAATGGATTTATTGATACGTTTAGATATCTTTATCCAGATGAAACAGATGTATATACATGGTGGTCTTACATGAATAAAGTCCGTGAACGCAATATCGGGTGGAGAATTGATTATTTTATCATCTCAGAGCGTCTACAAACAAAAATAAAAGATGCACAGATTCATAGTCACATTTTAGGAAGTGACCATTGCCCCGTTGTATTAACATTAGAAACACCACAACAGTTAAATAATTAA
- a CDS encoding potassium channel family protein has translation MKKQFAVIGLGRFGGSVCKELYQMGHDVLAIDSSEEKVNEFMNYSTHTVIANGTEESMLQSLGIRNFDFVIVAIGENIQSSILCTLLLKELGVKNVWVKAQNDYHHKVLEKIGADRIVHPEKDMGIRIAQHLVSEKIIDYIELSDEYSIVELLATEKVANRSLIQLDIRAKFGCTILAFKRKEQVIISPLPDDLIHLNDILIVIGHKNDLKRFEDEGL, from the coding sequence ATGAAGAAACAATTTGCAGTAATTGGTTTAGGTCGTTTTGGTGGATCTGTTTGTAAAGAACTATATCAAATGGGCCACGATGTGCTAGCGATTGATTCGAGTGAGGAAAAAGTGAATGAATTTATGAATTATTCTACTCATACGGTAATCGCTAACGGGACAGAAGAAAGCATGCTACAAAGTTTAGGGATCCGTAACTTTGACTTTGTCATTGTTGCCATTGGTGAAAACATTCAATCTAGTATTCTATGTACTCTTTTATTAAAAGAGTTGGGCGTTAAAAATGTTTGGGTTAAAGCCCAAAACGATTATCATCACAAAGTATTAGAGAAAATCGGGGCCGACCGAATTGTACACCCAGAAAAAGATATGGGAATTAGAATTGCCCAACATCTCGTTTCAGAAAAAATTATCGACTATATTGAGTTGTCTGATGAATACAGTATTGTCGAATTGTTAGCGACAGAAAAAGTAGCAAACCGTTCTTTGATTCAATTGGATATTCGTGCAAAATTTGGTTGTACAATTTTAGCATTTAAACGAAAAGAGCAAGTAATCATATCACCGTTACCAGATGACCTTATCCATTTAAATGATATCCTGATCGTCATTGGTCATAAAAATGATTTAAAACGGTTTGAAGATGAGGGACTATAA
- a CDS encoding cell wall-binding repeat-containing protein, whose protein sequence is MKKIKKTLSVLTLTVIITVLGACANHDEHDQTSSENSAQEEAEDHEHQHDQQNDRHDTENLTAPEQFNEKAGENLLHFNTKNITRLSSDDPIELSILTSQTIWPATHEANQPGTVILAPLENWQLSLASLNLVHHPNDGPLFFTENGEIPEQVMTEINRLQPKGNVAGIQVMVMGAINENELDKLTDFDIEQTPMTEPAAFANEIDKIYAALTNGTPNGVIVGSMDEDAKTYSIPAGSWISHMSEPLLYVTKTDLPEETSAALERRNGKANIYVLGSEEIISENVFNQLQEYGNVTRISGDNAVDLSIEFAQFKDRTTVFGWGISDPGHGLMIASTASPDLAITAAPFSHLGKHAPMIWLEEGEVTEEWYPFLTKIKPMFDLEPTEGPYNHAYLLGTTNLVSYQTQGILDEKLEIISAHGDHHAGH, encoded by the coding sequence ATGAAAAAAATCAAGAAAACCTTATCTGTATTAACTCTAACAGTAATCATTACTGTTTTAGGCGCATGCGCCAATCATGATGAACATGACCAAACAAGTTCTGAAAATTCTGCTCAGGAAGAAGCAGAAGATCATGAACACCAGCATGATCAACAAAATGATCGTCATGATACTGAAAACCTTACTGCGCCTGAGCAATTTAATGAAAAAGCAGGGGAAAATCTTCTTCATTTCAATACAAAAAACATTACTCGGTTATCATCTGATGATCCAATAGAGTTATCTATCTTAACATCCCAAACCATTTGGCCAGCAACCCATGAGGCAAATCAACCAGGAACTGTCATTTTAGCACCTTTAGAAAACTGGCAGTTATCTCTTGCTAGTCTAAATCTCGTTCATCACCCTAATGATGGTCCGTTATTTTTTACAGAAAACGGTGAAATTCCTGAACAAGTTATGACCGAAATTAATCGCTTACAACCAAAAGGCAATGTAGCTGGAATTCAAGTTATGGTTATGGGGGCAATCAATGAAAACGAATTGGACAAGTTAACAGATTTTGACATCGAACAAACACCAATGACCGAACCTGCTGCATTTGCAAATGAAATTGATAAAATATACGCAGCGCTGACAAACGGGACTCCAAATGGCGTGATTGTAGGTTCGATGGACGAAGATGCCAAAACATATTCAATACCTGCTGGAAGTTGGATTTCTCATATGTCAGAACCATTACTTTATGTCACGAAAACCGATCTACCTGAAGAAACGAGTGCAGCTTTAGAACGTCGTAATGGCAAAGCTAACATTTACGTACTTGGGTCAGAAGAAATCATTTCAGAAAATGTTTTCAACCAATTACAAGAATATGGGAATGTGACTCGAATTTCAGGTGACAACGCTGTTGACTTGTCGATTGAATTCGCGCAATTTAAAGATCGAACAACTGTCTTTGGATGGGGTATAAGTGATCCTGGACATGGCTTAATGATTGCCTCAACAGCTTCTCCTGACCTTGCCATTACTGCAGCTCCATTTTCGCACTTAGGGAAGCACGCACCAATGATTTGGTTAGAAGAAGGGGAAGTAACCGAAGAATGGTATCCGTTTTTAACGAAAATTAAACCAATGTTTGATTTAGAACCAACAGAAGGCCCATATAACCATGCCTATTTACTTGGTACAACTAACTTAGTTTCCTATCAAACCCAAGGAATTCTCGATGAAAAACTTGAAATCATTTCAGCGCATGGAGATCATCACGCTGGTCACTAA